From the Ascochyta rabiei chromosome 14, complete sequence genome, one window contains:
- a CDS encoding Rho-GTPase-activating protein 8, translating into MANTGFAASFWSQDYAGGLGVLFGKLQQGVQENQQILTVARLRADAEELYAGSLSGITPATERIAGGFSRDEGASVRKAYEGVRTEMESAASNHKKIASNIRELVINPFGRWCEAHAARVQNSQDDLQSRIKIHDRQADAVRKFRSQYYNKCRLVEDLEEEDKLAFQDPQSEALASPKARVPTIKMTEPEENEEEPIDLGDETYQPEQIKKILSHMLDNIKIAEVKVPIIGTYQNCSTGADITDYIQKHLGATSVSYAERIGQDMVTHGFLRLIGNVGNAFANSSRMNYQWKTKVFTLTGIPEKKTPLARTSTAASTMSNDSFTVDSPGGVVQEYLQGWNPLNNQYPNETPPERLRREARESDERYKAAVKKLDSLRCNLEEAMVDHLKFMERCELDRLKAIKAVILDFSGAISNVIPSLQSTVDKMMLFQETVQPLGDLRYMLENYRTGPFVPKVTTYENYYNSVDEQTFGVDLEARARSDKKRVPVLITTILTFLDNHYPDLEGDEVRRGIWLVDVPLAQTHNLRSTINTGKRFEDEILEKYDIPIVASVLKLYLLELPDSLVSSHVYEIIKTIYSTTATDVDEATRVAVLQSTLGQLRLANIATLDAICTHFTRLIELTSADETYVAALANALAPCILRPRLENTLTMNERYSYRLVRDLFAHKDAIFGELKRASTLTHSASGSQRPRAISTDESNRRANMEERQRAIAAQRSPRGVSPGPSNRSSGSHRRDRSQTRFPVNTNSPTEARKAPTNRGSLEVPDPDSPSASASATAAAAASANGTTEDESEAPVSVSASAPARAAEMYEPTPLTPVEHPAPSSTRVPLALGPRKHAGSLARGNRDSTGSLSRGGNRDSTGSLRSLANALEEAPRGVTLEDAAPRGVTLEDKPMDD; encoded by the exons ATGGCCAACACTGGCTTTGCTGCCTCCTTTTGGTCGCAGGACTATGCAGGTG GCCTGGGCGTGCTATTCGGAAAGCTGCAGCAGGGCGTCCAGGAAAATCAGCAGATCCTGACCGTGGCCCGCCTGCGCGCCGATGCCGAGGAGCTGTACGCGGGCAGCCTGTCAGGCATTACGCCCGCGACGGAGCGCATTGCAGGAGGCTTCTCCAGAGACGAGGGCGCCAGCGTGCGAAAG GCTTACGAAGGCGTGCGCACCGAGATGGAGTCCGCTGCGTCCAACCACAAGAAGATTGCCTCCAACATTCGCGAGCTCGTCATAAACCCCTTTGGTCGCTGGTGCGAGGCGCACGCAGCCCGGGTGCAGAACTCGCAGGACGACCTTCAGTCGCGCATCAAGATCCACGACCGACAAGCCGACGCCGTGCGCAAGTTCCGCTCGCAGTACTACAACAAGTGTCGTTTGGTCGAGGATCtcgaagaggaggacaagCTGGCTTTCCAAGACCCTCAGAGCGAAGCACTGGCGAGCCCCAAGGCAAGGGTCCCCACGATCAAGATGACCGAGCCCGAGGAGAACGAGGAGGAGCCTATTGACCTGGGCGACGAGACCTACCAGCCCGAGCAGATCAAGAAGATCCTGTCGCACATGCTAGACAACATCAAGATCGCCGAAGTCAAGGTCCCCATCATTGGAACCTACCAGAACTGCTCTACTGGCGCGGACATTACCGATTACATCCAAAAGCATCTCGGTGCTACCAGCGTCAGTTACGCGGAAAGGATCGGTCAGGACATGGTCACCCACGGCTTCTTGCGTCTTATTGGTAACGTTGGAAACGCGTTTGCGAACAGCTCCCGCATGAACTACCAGTGGAAGACAAAGGTCTTCACTCTGACGGGCATCCCCGAGAAGAAGACGCCTTTGGCACGCACCAGCACCGCCGCGTCCACCATGTCCAACGACAGCTTCACGGTAGATTCGCCGGGTGGCGTCGTTCAAGAGTACCTCCAGGGCTGGAACCCGCTGAACAACCAGTACCCCAACGAGACACCGCCAGAGAGGCTGCGACGAGAGGCCCGAGAATCCGACGAGCGTTACAAGGCCGCTGTCAAGAAGCTGGACTCCTTGCGGTGCAACCTGGAAGAAGCTATGGTCGACCACCTCAAGTTCATGGAGCGCTGCGAACTGGACAGGCTAAAGGCCATCAAGGCTGTCATCCTCGACTTTTCTGGCGCCATCAGCAACGTCATTCCTAGCTTGCAGAGCACCGTGGATAAGATGATGCTGTTCCAAGAGACCGTTCAGCCATTGGGCGATCTCCGGTACATGCTCGAAAACTACCGCACCGGACCGTTCGTACCCAAGGTCACGACGTACGAGAACTACTACAACTCGGTCGACGAGCAAACCTTTGGTGTCGATCTGGAAGCTCGAGCTCGCTCCGACAAGAAGCGCGTGCCTGTCCTGATCACCACCATCCTGACCTTCCTAGACAACCACTACCCTGATCTCGAAGGTGACGAGGTTCGCCGCGGAATCTGGCTTGTCGACGTCCCGTTGGCGCAGACGCACAACCTGCGATCAACTATCAACACTGGTAAAAGATTTGAAGATGAGATACTGGAAAAGTACGACATCCCCATTGTTGCAAGCGTGTTAAAGCTTTACCTCCTGGAGCTACCCG ACTCTCTCGTATCGTCTCACGTTTACGAAATTATCAAGACCATCTACAGTACGACGGCTACAGACGTGGATGAAGCAACACGAGTTGCAGTTCTTCAGTCTACGCTTGGTCAGCTTCGTCTGGCCAACATTGCTACTCTTGACGCGATTTGTACCCATTTCACCCGCTTGATCGAGCTAACCTCAGCTGATGAGACGTACGTTGCCGCATTGGCGAATGCACTTGCACCCTGCATCCTCCGCCCAAGGTTGGAGAACACCCTAACGATGAACGAGCGCTACAGCTACCGCCTCGTGCGCGACCTCTTTGCTCACAAAGACGCTATCTTTGGAGAGTTGAAGCGTGCTAGCACCCTGACTCATTCTGCTTCTGGCTCGCAGCGCCCTCGCGCCATCTCCACTGATGAGAGCAACCGACGTGCCAACATGGAGGAACGTCAGCGCGCAATTGCCGCTCAACGATCTCCTCGAGGCGTCTCACCCGGTCCCAGCAACCGAAGCAGCGGTTCCCATCGCCGCGACCGCAGTCAGACGCGCTTCCCCGTGAACACCAATTCACCCACCGAAGCACGAAAGGCGCCCACCAACCGTGGCTCGCTGGAAGTGCCTGACCCTGACAGCCCCAGCGCAAGTGCCAGTGCCACcgcggctgctgctgcttctgcgAATGGCACAACAGAGGATGAATCTGAAGCACCAGTGTCTGTGTCTGCATCCGCACCGGCACGTGCCGCAGAAATGTACGAACCTACCCCGCTCACGCCTGTTGAGCATCCTGCCCCTTCAAGCACTCGTGTGCCACTCGCACTTGGCCCGAGGAAGCACGCTGGAAGCTTAGCACGAGGCAACCGAGATTCCACAGGGAGCCTTAGCAGAGGCGGCAACCGCGACTCGACTGGTAGCCTCAGGAGTCTCGCGAACGCACTCGAAGAAGCACCCCGAGGAGTCACGCTGGAAGACGCAGCACCTCGGGGCGTAACGCTGGAGGACAAGCCCATGGACGACTAG
- a CDS encoding Phosphoinositide 5-phosphatase translates to MSIRVLIKEYPHRAIALSTPLHALVLRHSSSSTEHNANPNASSTSLGSNGASAARCMVEFARTEDVDLSDYRALHSANAHGTLGLISVNGDVFLVVVNGASKVATVRPGETVQRIHSVGFYCLTSSSYDALLNDEVNPYPTDTIDDEGYEMGFGGRKEQSPLEHPCLALKKLLSSGTFYYSSDFDLTRRLQDRSTDAATVSIDSLDAGFLWNSYMIQPLVDFRSRLAPRDKEALDASGILTSAIRGFALTVTVPIASAPIKVRGSGMPSSMTLISRLSCRRAGTRFNSRGIDDDGNVANFVETETIYWAPSGVCFSYVQIRGSVPIFWEQQSGLLPGQQKITITRGPEATQPAFDKHFESLELAYGAMHVVNLLSNEKPNEIELTHRYRDHIKNSPLNSGVEKSDREHELIKLTEYDFHAETRGPGGYEMASMIARWIQQSADGFAYYLSEDVDEHIRSNGQDHVVKRSTPILGQEGVFRTNCLDCLDRTNLVQTIISKMALEIFLGHKGLGASQDFWVRHSSMWADNGDALSRIYAGTGALKSSFTRHGKMSLAGALADARKSVTRTYINNFADKGRQNTIDMLLGRLMGQVPVHLYDPINDFVIAELTRRAPEFSETEVINLLVGTFNLNGKTHGIDQDLSPWLCPDVDASQQCPEIVAVGFQEIVELSPQQIMSTEPTRRQDWESAVKHCLDKNAARHGKEEYVLLRGGQLVGASLSVFVRADKLKNVKNVEGSLKKTGMSGMAGNKGAVAIRMEYANTSICLVTAHLAAGFANYEERNRDYKTISHGLRFQRNRSIEDHDTVIWLGDFNYRIGLSNDKVQRLCQMNDLETLYDNDQLNLQMVAGLTFPYYSEARITFPPTYKYDLGTDTYDTSEKARIPAWCDRVLRKGDNIRQIHYDAAPLRFSDHRPVYATFQVMVRKIDDGKKDALKAELYKSRKAFVGDTRAAGHLGEDESDDEDLIGYESVEPGLPPASSDRRKWWLDNGLPAKARIQPPSNDHIPNPKRPSNPFTPSPEPDWVEINKLSSRPEPPPARGSQRARTMDFNNPNKPSSSASSSTTSLHQAQHPNPMARRMMAPQYDAKDPAQITYMDGARDAISDLRRNASNASTRSLPILPNRNLPPVTSSLPGPAVPMASKSQVLRKPAPPPIPNKKASLLSKTSSPSPMPLAPSYRDDPTEPLPRRSMAPPPASTRKPVPNLMDGEDRPPALPPRTGTGLGAGSNGRARNFLDDEGDMKGLDGWEVLRPDRS, encoded by the exons ATGTCCATCCGCGTGCTGATCAAAGAATACCCGCACCGCGCCATCGCCCTCAGCACGCCCTTGCACGCCCTCGTCCTCCGCCATAGCTCCTCCTCGACCGAGCACAATGCGAACCCGAACGCCTCGTCGACGTCGCTGGGAAGCAATGGCGCCAGTGCCGCGCGCTGCATGGTCGAGTTCGCGCGGACAGAGGACGTCGACCTGAGCGACTACCGCGCCCTGCACTCGGCCAACGCGCACGGCACCCTAGGACTCATCTCCGTAAACGGCGATGTTTTCCTCGTGGTCGTCAACGGGGCGAGCAAGGTGGCGACGGTGCGGCCTGGCGAGACGGTGCAGCGCATCCACTCGGTGGGCTTCTACTGCCTGACCAGCTCCAGCTACGATGCCCTCCTCAACGACGAAGTGAACCCCTATCCCACCGACACCATCGACGACGAGGGCTACGAGATGGGCTTCGGAGGCAGGAAGGAGCAGTCGCCGCTCGAGCATCCGTGTCTGGCGCTCAAGAAGCTGCTGAGCAGTGGCACCTTCTACTACAGCTCAGACTTCGACTTGACACGCCGGTTGCAGGACAGGTCAACAGACGCCGCGACCGTGTCCATTGATAGTCTGGATGCTGGCTTCCTGTGGAACTCATACATGATCCAGCCGCTGGTCGACTTTAGGAGCAGGCTTGCACCGCGGGACAAAGAGGCGCTGGATGCCTCGGGTATCTTGACGTCTGCCATTCGTGGCTTTGCACTTACTGTTACGGTACCTATCGCATCGGCGCCTATCAAGGTTCGCGGATCGGGCATGCCGTCTTCTATGACACTGATCTCAAGATTGTCCTGCAGGAGAGCGGGAACGCGCTTCAACTCCCGTGGTATCGACGACGATGGCAATGTAGCCAACTTTGTTGAAACAGAAACCATATACTGGGCGCCATCGGGTGTCTGCTTCTCGTACGTCCAGATACGAGGCAGCGTTCCCATATTCTGGGAGCAGCAGTCTGGGCTGCTTCCAGGCCAGCAAAAGATCACTATAACGCGAGGCCCTGAGGCTACCCAGCCTGCTTTTGACAAGCACTTTGAGAGCCTCGAGCTTGCCTACGGCGCTATGCATGTGGTCAACCTGCTCAGTAATGAGAAGCCGAACGAGATAGAGCTCACTCATAGGTATCGGGATCACATCAAGAACAGTCCATTGAACTCCGGTGTGGAAAAGAGCGATCGCGAACACGAGCTCATCAAGCTCACCGAATACGACTTCCATGCAGAGACAAGAGGTCCGGGTGGCTACGAAATGGCCAGCATGATCGCACGGTGGATCCAGCAGTCGGCTGATGGCTTCGCATACTATTTGTCCGAAGATGTGGATGAACACATCAGGTCGAATGGACAAGACCATGTCGTGAAGCGCTCGACACCCATCCTGGGCCAGGAAGGTGTTTTCAGAACGAACTGTCTTGACTGTCTGGATCGGACGAACCTCGTGCAGACCATCATCAGCAAGATGGCGCTGGAGATCTTTCTCGGCCACAAAGGACTGGGAGCAAGCCAGGACTTCTGGGTTCGGCATTCGAGCATGTGGGCAGACAACGGCGATGCCTTGTCCAGAATATACGCAGGCACTGGAGCGCTGAAGTCGTCCTTCACAAGACACGGTAAGATGTCGCTAGCCGGTGCCCTGGCCGACGCAAGGAAGAGCGTCACGAGAACATATATCAACAACTTCGCCGACAAAGGCCGACAGAACACAATCGATATGCTTCTTGGCCGGCTAATGGGACAAGTCCCGGTTCATCTGTACGATCCCATTAATGATTTCGTCATCGCAGAGCTCACTCGACGAGCGCCCGAATTTTCGGAAACGGAAGTGATCAACTTACTCGTTGGCACCTTCAATCTGAACGGCAAGACACATGGCATCGACCAGGACTTGTCGCCGTGGTTGTGTCCGGATGTTGATGCTTCACAGCAGTGTCCAGAGATCGTTGCAGTAGGCTTCCAGGAGATTGTCGAATTGAGTCCGCAGCAGATCATGTCGACCGAACCGACAAGGCGGCAGGATTGGGAATCTGCTGTTAAGCACTGTCTGGACAAGAATGCTGCAAGACACGGAAAAGAGGAGTACGTCCTGCTTCGAGGTGGTCAGCTTGTAGGTGCAAGCTTGTCTGTCTTTGTGCGCGCCGATAAACTCAAAAACGTCAAGAACGTCGAGGGCAGTCTGAAGAAGACTGGCATGTCTGGCATGGCGGGTAACAAGGGTGCTGTTGCGATACGCATGGAGTACGCCAACACCTCAATTTGCTTGGTAACAGCGCATCTTGCGGCTGGATTCGCGAATTACGAAGAACGAAATCGCGACTACAAGACGATTAGTCACGGTTTGCGTTTTCAGCGAAATCGATCGATCGAAGACCACGACACCGTGATCTGGCTGGGTGACTTTAACTACAGAATTGGTCTCAGCAACGACAAGGTCCAGAGGTTGTGTCAGATGAACGACCTCGAGACATTGTATGACAATGATCAG CTCAATCTTCAAATGGTCGCTGGCTTGACCTTCCCGTACTATTCAGAAGCTCGCATAACATTTCCTCCTACCTACAAGTACGACCTGGGGACAGACACTTATGACACATCTGAAAAGGCACGTATCCCCGCCTGGTGTGATCGCGTGCTACGCAAGGGCGACAACATCAGGCAGATTCATTACGATGCAGCACCACTTCGATTCTCTGACCATCGTCCTGTGTATGCGACGTTCCAGGTCATGGTCAGGAAGATTGATGACGGCAAGAAAGATGCTCTCAAGGCAGAGCTGTACAAGTCAAGAAAAGCATTCGTTGGAGATACTCGAGCAGCGGGACACCTTGGCGAAGATGAGTCGGACGACGAGGATTTGATCGGCTACGAAAGTGTTGAACCCGGTCTGCCGCCCGCCAGCTCAGACCGGAGGAAGTGGTGGCTTGACAATG GTCTACCAGCTAAAGCGCGCATCCAACCACCATCTAATGATCATATTCCGAATCCAAAAAGGCCCAGCAACCCATTCACACCCAGCCCAGAACCAGACTGGGTTGAGATCAACAAGCTGTCAAGCAGACCAGAGCCACCTCCCGCTCGCGGCTCCCAGCGAGCACGCACCATGGACTTCAACAACCCAAACAAGCCAAGCTCTTCTGCGTCAAGCTCAACAACTAGCCTGCACCAGGCGCAACACCCCAACCCCATGGCACGGAGAATGATGGCACCACAGTACGACGCCAAAGACCCCGCACAAATCACGTACATGGATGGCGCACGCGATGCCATCAGCGACCTCCGCCGCAACGCCTCCAACGCATCAACGCGCTCCCTCCCCATTCTACCCAACCGCAACCTGCCACCCGTGACATCTTCCCTGCCAGGCCCTGCGGTGCCCATGGCCAGCAAATCCCAAGTCCTCCGCAAGCCCGCACCGCCACCGATACCCAACAAGAAAGCGTCCCTGCTGAGCAAAACATCCAGTCCGTCTCCCATGCCGCTGGCGCCGAGTTACCGCGACGACCCCACAGAGCCGCTGCCCAGACGATCCATGGCGCCTCCGCCTGCAAGCACGAGGAAGCCTGTGCCGAATCTGATGGATGGCGAGGATAGACCGCCTGCGCTGCCGCCGCGGACAGGGACCGGGTTGGGCGCTGGCAGTAACGGGCGGGCGCGGAACTTTTTGGACGATGAAGGTGATATGAAGGGGTTGGATGGTTGGGAAGTGTTGAGGCCGGATAGGTCGTGA
- a CDS encoding Protein geranylgeranyltransferase type I encodes MGPSQPESEFNYARQIKYWRRNLKTYLPHYYTSNDASRMTLALFTVSALDILGDLDGALSAEERQGHIDWVYSCQLPDGGFRPWPGSAFGRRSNDENKIWDPAHVPGTFFALLTLVVLGDNLEKVKRREILQWLLKMQRSEGGFGEALGADDFVHGGNDSRFGYMATAIRWILRGDLEGPYDGVPDIRVDDFVTCVREAESYDGGISEAPYHEAHAGFTSCAIAALSFVDRLPQPPGQVPDGRLRGVSNLNNTLHWLASRQTATLEDDDGTDTFDDETDTANTCHDAHSFVKVSAYPTVSMDLTVGSQPKVPFDLAWVGMNGRCNKIADTCYAYWVSAPLQILGRMDIISPKPVRKYLLDKTQHALGGFGKVVGDPPDMYHSFLGMMVLAMLGEPGLQNVDAALCITDRAKRHLESLPWRIKALASKGSGTGREGSVTQVAADRTQIDS; translated from the coding sequence ATGGGTCCTTCCCAACCAGAGAGCGAGTTCAACTACGCTCGCCAGATCAAATACTGGCGGAGAAATCTGAAGACCTACCTTCCCCATTATTACACCAGCAATGACGCCAGCCGAATGACCCTGGCCCTGTTCACCGTCTCTGCACTCGACATATTGGGAGATCTAGACGGAGCTTTGTCGGCAGAAGAACGCCAAGGCCACATCGATTGGGTGTATAGCTGCCAGCTGCCCGACGGAGGCTTTCGACCCTGGCCAGGATCGGCCTTTGGGAGGAGGAGCAACGACGAGAACAAGATCTGGGATCCGGCGCATGTGCCGGGCACTTTCTTCGCGCTGCTCACTCTTGTAGTCTTGGGAGACAATCTGGAGAAGGTGAAGAGGAGGGAAATCCTGCAATGGTTGCTCAAAATGCAAAGGTCCGAGGGTGGCTTCGGCGAAGCATTGGGAGCAGATGATTTCGTACATGGCGGAAACGACTCGAGGTTTGGCTACATGGCTACAGCAATCCGCTGGATACTCCGTGGTGATCTGGAGGGGCCGTACGACGGAGTGCCGGACATCAGAGTCGACGACTTTGTGACCTGCGTGCGCGAAGCTGAGTCCTACGATGGGGGCATATCAGAAGCGCCATATCACGAGGCCCATGCTGGGTTCACAAGCTGTGCCATCGCTGCTCTGTCGTTTGTCGATCGTCTGCCGCAGCCACCTGGCCAAGTTCCTGACGGTCGTTTACGTGGAGTCTCGAATCTCAACAACACGCTGCACTGGCTGGCTTCCAGGCAAACCGCAACACTCGAGGATGACGACGGTACTGACACTTTCGACGACGAAACCGATACCGCCAACACGTGCCATGATGCTCACTCGTTCGTCAAAGTCAGTGCCTACCCAACCGTCTCGATGGATCTCACAGTGGGCTCGCAACCAAAGGTACCCTTCGATCTCGCATGGGTGGGGATGAACGGACGCTGCAACAAGATTGCAGATACCTGCTACGCATACTGGGTGTCGGCGCCTCTTCAGATCCTTGGCCGTATGGACATAATCTCGCCCAAGCCAGTTCGCAAATACCTTCTCGACAAGACGCAGCATGCACTTGGAGGGTTTGGCAAAGTCGTGGGTGACCCACCGGATATGTACCATTCCTTCCTGGGCATGATGGTGCTGGCGATGCTTGGAGAGCCAGGCTTGCAAAACGTGGACGCGGCGCTATGTATTACAGATAGGGCGAAACGGCATCTGGAGTCACTGCCGTGGAGAATCAAGGCATTGGCGTCAAAGGGCAGTGGTACGGGTAGAGAAGGCAGTGTCACGCAAGTTGCGGCGGACAGGACGCAGATAGATTCATAG
- a CDS encoding F-box protein: endocytic membrane traffic, recycling ReCYcling 1, whose translation MATRSNFKRALPQAQPSVLAPLRSIQMMDESKAVLPAELINTILDYLPIADMFTFARTSKRMQEMVYDDTRWIQRLKGMGCWNDVEAKQRFDEAMRRKLEAQKAEEAQRAGVPLPGSGAGLGIGGIEQPRGSMTLFDADEDIQRQSLEQKSRGRSTTLDKGFNDMTLTPTFTAASARTPMIDPQAALKVISGVRSIRGRARQEYGKVYGALAPYYFDLARSRSHTDPVLFRTYRDPEQQAQMLAQLKTFAKSDFAQGWGQREEKLDTMIGIFENAVLREFETGCEAKDYDGRMKRFASVLFHLNGGAACLDSFIHNHPLMLNKEQLGNPRDCLPGTSLAQLTLEPSREFFHGLAIALNDETVVIERVFPPTFDVLQPFLERVAEDIISEYITSLFDEAHDVSTDVYLKAVAGVFDQASQLAISLKPTKGSKADFQEEAVRIISQCFEQHIDLYLQEELDFFKRKSVEQVEAWEKRLTEEEQTAETFYMSNVNRKAAKQDFLSSFKKVVMMPVNVLPTIGGSGARNSVAAAPAANGHGALDTPTRSDTPSGDGARSPGLQAPTTELAAKAAIMNSRLEGIRTLFSIEVALDLTHKAKSSLERAARFVRLGGQSGEEAKEQCEQIFIFLVQILGNRHMKLGFDKAVGHLADYKPREVADHSKEGVAPLVAFLELVNVGDLIQQMVEVFYLQELVAANLTDRDDFLSLAAKEKKKFEQMLDERVAAGLNKGIDVLMDEVEYLCGTLQQPSDFNPPVGPNGIAQLADIGPSETARRVVDMVSSHTSMLVGSTDKNVLDVFNQEVGVRLFTAICKHLKRQRVSVDGAIVLISDMNAYNAYIVSLRNKPLMQYFAALRELSQIYLIAPKEAKEIATIIADTDRYHGIFRAEEVYEYAERRADWYQIKSAVEKQMYGVGCWVM comes from the exons ATGGCTACGAGATCCAATTTCAAACGGGCGCTGCCCCAGGCGCAGCCGTCTGTTCTGGCCCCACTGCGCTCCATACAGATGATGGATGAGTCGAAAGCTGTTCTACCAGCAG AACTCATCAATACAATCCTCGACTACCTTCCCATAGCCGACATGTTCACCTTTGCCCGGACCTCGAAGCGCATGCAAGAGATGGTTTACGATGATACCCGGTGGATACAAAGACTCAAGGGCATGGGCTGTTGGAATGATGTGGAGGCAAAGCAACGCTTCGATGAGGCTATGCGCCGGAAACTCGAAGCTCAAAAAGCGGAAGAGGCGCAAAGAGCGGGCGTCCCTTTGCCTGGAAGTGGCGCTGGGCTTGGGATAGGCGGGATCGAACAGCCGCGTGGTAGCATGACACTTTTCGACGCCGACGAAGACATACAGCGGCAGTCGCTAGAACAAAAGAGCAGAGGAAGATCGACAACACTCGACAAGGGCTTCAACGACATGACATTGACGCCCACGTTCACAGCGGCATCAGCAAGGACACCAATGATAGATCCGCAAGCTGCGCTGAAGGTCATTTCAGGTGTTCGCTCCATCAGAGGCAGAGCACGACAGGAATACGGCAAAGTCTATGGAGCGCTGGCGCCATACTATTTCGATCTGGCGCGCTCGAGAAGCCATACAGATCCCGTTCTGTTCCGCACATATCGCGATCCCGAGCAGCAGGCCCAAATGCTTGCGCAACTGAAGACGTTCGCCAAGAGCGACTTTGCGCAAGGGTGGGGTCAGCGCGAGGAAAAGTTGGACACCATGATCGGCATATTTGAAAACGCTGTCCTGAGAGAATTCGAGACTGGCTGCGAAGCTAAAGATTATGATGGTCGCATGAAGAGATTCGCGTCCGTTCTGTTCCACTTGAACGGCGGTGCGGCATGTCTGGACTCGTTCATTCACAATCACCCGTTGATGCTGAATAAAGAGCAGCTGGGCAACCCACGAGATTGCCTGCCTGGAACAAGCTTGGCACAGCTCACATTAGAGCCATCACGTGAATTCTTCCATGGGTTGGCAATTGCCCTGAATGACGAAACAGTCGTTATCGAACGAGTATTTCCGCCCACCTTCGACGTGCTCCAGCCCTTCTTGGAGCGTGTTGCTGAAGACATCATATCGGAGTACATCACATCGCTGTTTGATGAAGCACATGATGTCAGTACCGACGTGTATCTCAAAGCCGTAGCAGGCGTATTCGATCAAGCGTCGCAACTTGCCATCTCACTGAAGCCGACGAAGGGCTCGAAGGCAGATTTCCAGGAAGAGGCAGTTCGCATCATTTCACAATGCTTCGAGCAACACATTGACCTGTACTTGCAGGAGGAGCTGGACTTCTTCAAACGAAAGTCGGTAGAACAGGTCGAGGCTTGGGAGAAGCGATTGACGGAAGAGGAACAAACGGCCGAGACGTTCTACATGTCCAACGTTAATCGGAAGGCGGCCAAGCAGGACTTTCTTTCCTCTTTCAAGAAAGTTGTCATGATGCCCGTCAACGTCCTACCAACCATCGGAGGCTCTGGAGCTAGGAATTCCGTAGCCGCTGCGCCTGCAGCCAACGGTCATGGTGCATTGGACACACCAACAAGATCAGACACACCATCAGGCGATGGCGCACGCTCGCCAGGACTGCAAGCACCCACAACCGAGCTCGCAGCAAAAGCAGCGATCATGAATTCTCGACTAGAAGGCATCCGAACGCTCTTTAGCATCGAAGTGGCCCTCGACTTGACACACAAGGCAAAGTCAAGCCTAGAGCGAGCGGCACGATTTGTCAGACTCGGTGGACAGTCTGGTGAAGAAGCGAAAGAGCAATGCGAACAGATCTTCATCTTCCTTGTGCAAATCCTTGGCAATCGACACATGAAGCTAGGGTTCGACAAGGCAGTCGGTCACTTGGCCGACTACAAACCTCGCGAAGTAGCGGACCACAGCAAGGAAGGCGTGGCACCACTTGTGGCCTTCCTGGAGCTGGTCAATGTTGGAGACCTGATTCAACAGATGGTGGAAGTGTTCTACCTGCAAGAGTTGGTCGCTGCCAATCTCACCGATCGCGACGACTTTCTCAGTCTTGCAgcgaaggagaagaagaagtttGAGCAGATGCTCGATGAGCGTGTGGCTGCAGGGCTCAACAAAGGCATTGATGTGCTCATGGACGAAGTGGAGTACTTGTGTGGTACCCTGCAGCAACCGTCTGACTTCAACCCGCCCGTAGGCCCCAATGGAATAGCGCAGCTGGCAGACATTGGACCTAGCGAGACAGCGAGGAGAGTCGTCGATATGGTGTCGTCACACACGAGCATGTTGGTTGGTAGCACAGATAAGAACGTGCTGGACGTGTTCAACCAGGAGGTTGGGGTGCGGCTGTTTACCGCGATCTGCAAGCACCTCAAGCGGCAACGAGTGAGTGTCGACGGTGCGATTGTGCTGATCAG CGACATGAACGCTTACAACGCGTACATTGTGTCGTTGCGCAACAAGCCGCTCATGCAGTACTTTGCTGCTCTGCGTGAGCTTTCGCAGATCTACCTGATTGCGCCCAAGGAGGCAAAAGAGATTGCGACCATCATAGCAGACACGGATCGCTACCACGGCATCTTCCGAGCGGAGGAGGTGTACGAGTATGCGGAGAGACGAGCGGACTGGTATCAGATTAAGAGCGCGGTTGAGAAGCAGATGTACGGTGTTGGCTGTTGGGTGATGTGA